A single region of the Candidatus Bathyarchaeota archaeon genome encodes:
- a CDS encoding thiolase domain-containing protein (Catalyzes the synthesis of acetoacetyl coenzyme A from two molecules of acetyl coenzyme A. It can also act as a thiolase, catalyzing the reverse reaction and generating two-carbon units from the four-carbon product of fatty acid oxidation), producing the protein MARDERVAICDGGIFRPDLWHGENAEEGVATAYQDLLKNIPNLTADDIDALCMSYFSDHLNGQLCMGWIIQDYLGLHNKPGYRVESGGSTSIDAIVNAYYMIKSGMFDVILIPGWEWMCEVSVAATNEMIASAADTDWDFPVGGYYNAFYAALEVRHMQLYGETCEDLGKIAVKNHNNSTHWPYSQWVSQHGTAPITLDDYWKNRLVCWPYRVLNCALMSEGACVLLMATESKARRFTDTPMWITGVGLGTDSMRPGDRTADFAYEGMKDEAKIYPDFVEPIKTPYPDMANFASLHIAAKRAYPQAGITNPLKELDLMELFAPYDGVELCLWEDLMLCPRGEGKTLIREGIVEYGGECPSNLSGGLTASGHPVGATSLYYTLFLYWQLAGKIKEKCGPNGLQVPDARKALITGHGGTGCQGAVVTFEGD; encoded by the coding sequence ATGGCTAGAGACGAGAGAGTGGCTATTTGCGATGGAGGCATATTTCGCCCTGATCTTTGGCACGGGGAAAATGCAGAAGAAGGCGTAGCTACAGCTTATCAAGATTTGCTTAAGAACATACCTAACTTAACGGCAGATGACATAGACGCACTATGCATGAGCTATTTTAGCGATCACTTGAATGGGCAGCTATGTATGGGCTGGATAATACAAGATTATCTAGGCTTACATAATAAGCCAGGTTACAGAGTTGAGTCCGGTGGATCCACATCAATAGATGCTATAGTTAATGCTTACTATATGATAAAGTCAGGAATGTTTGACGTTATATTGATTCCTGGCTGGGAGTGGATGTGCGAGGTTTCCGTTGCTGCAACAAATGAAATGATCGCTTCAGCTGCAGACACTGATTGGGACTTTCCAGTTGGTGGATATTACAATGCATTCTATGCCGCTCTTGAAGTTCGACATATGCAATTATATGGAGAAACCTGCGAAGATCTTGGCAAGATTGCCGTCAAAAACCACAACAATTCCACTCATTGGCCCTATTCTCAATGGGTGAGCCAGCACGGCACTGCTCCCATAACACTGGATGATTACTGGAAGAACAGGCTAGTATGCTGGCCCTATAGAGTTCTCAACTGTGCTCTAATGAGCGAGGGGGCCTGTGTTCTATTGATGGCAACAGAATCAAAAGCTCGCCGGTTCACTGATACACCTATGTGGATAACGGGGGTTGGTTTAGGGACAGATTCGATGAGGCCAGGAGATAGAACGGCTGATTTTGCCTATGAAGGGATGAAGGACGAGGCGAAGATATATCCCGACTTTGTTGAGCCGATAAAAACGCCTTACCCAGATATGGCAAACTTTGCCTCTTTGCACATAGCTGCAAAAAGAGCATACCCTCAGGCAGGTATAACCAATCCACTAAAAGAATTAGATCTGATGGAGCTTTTCGCTCCCTATGACGGCGTTGAACTTTGTTTATGGGAAGATTTGATGCTTTGCCCTAGAGGAGAAGGAAAAACCCTGATAAGGGAAGGAATAGTTGAATATGGTGGTGAATGCCCGTCCAACCTCAGCGGAGGTTTGACAGCATCAGGACACCCTGTGGGCGCTACAAGTCTCTATTATACACTCTTCTTATATTGGCAGCTTGCTGGAAAGATAAAAGAAAAATGTGGCCCGAATGGTTTACAGGTACCAGATGCAAGAAAAGCGCTTATTACCGGACATGGCGGAACTGGTTGCCAAGGGGCCGTGGTAACTTTCGAAGGTGATTAA
- a CDS encoding Zn-ribbon domain-containing OB-fold protein — protein sequence MTEVGIEERKLKVRKIKRTRREAKYKHYPIVEDHSTAAHEYWEPIVNTGLWAIKGYQILKGPCGGGTVEEALKREPKEFMVIDRAAFALYSHSYGLVSPFFRGLLEGKLKGTKCPKCGTLYCPPRVHCWNPKCRVADCEWVDLPLTGVIHTFTVQCLAAAPFEHQLPFSMGWVKIDGADTTLAMMFHIAPRELFIGQKVKIKFVPKEQRKGDLTDCYAVAVLGQKVPEWACLQKDPKKLESLETSMKQTIQFIKKRYGIDNSPEVRGW from the coding sequence ATGACAGAAGTTGGAATTGAAGAAAGAAAATTAAAAGTAAGGAAAATAAAGCGTACAAGGCGTGAAGCAAAATACAAACATTATCCAATAGTGGAAGACCACTCAACAGCGGCTCATGAATACTGGGAACCAATAGTCAATACAGGATTATGGGCAATCAAGGGATATCAGATTCTAAAGGGCCCTTGTGGCGGGGGTACGGTTGAAGAAGCTCTAAAGAGAGAGCCAAAAGAATTCATGGTGATAGATCGCGCCGCTTTTGCGTTATATTCCCATAGTTATGGGCTGGTTTCACCTTTCTTTAGAGGATTACTAGAGGGAAAGCTAAAAGGAACAAAATGTCCCAAGTGCGGCACACTATACTGTCCTCCCAGAGTTCATTGTTGGAATCCCAAATGTAGAGTAGCTGATTGTGAATGGGTCGATCTTCCATTGACGGGTGTTATCCATACTTTTACCGTGCAGTGCCTTGCAGCAGCTCCTTTTGAGCACCAATTGCCGTTCTCAATGGGTTGGGTCAAAATTGATGGTGCTGATACTACTTTAGCCATGATGTTTCATATAGCCCCAAGGGAACTCTTCATCGGGCAAAAGGTAAAAATTAAGTTTGTGCCGAAGGAACAGCGAAAAGGGGATTTGACGGATTGCTATGCTGTGGCAGTCCTAGGACAGAAGGTCCCAGAGTGGGCTTGTCTCCAGAAGGATCCAAAAAAGTTAGAGTCTTTGGAGACATCAATGAAACAGACTATTCAATTCATCAAAAAGAGGTACGGTATAGACAACAGCCCTGAAGTGCGGGGTTGGTAA
- a CDS encoding thiolase domain-containing protein has product MGKPLATIVSAGLSKFGRREGLYGRELFAEAAKEAYDRCPNLIPKKDIKALFVGHMGESYEHQGHTGPTLADWAGLLPVQATRIENACASSGVALALGVSAVFSGMYDIVMVGGVEKMTHRTTSDVTEFLAMASDFPFEQWHGITFPGLYALMATAHMHRYGTTEEQMAMVAVKNHHNGALNPKAHMQKEVTLEKAMSSRVIAWPLKLYDCSLITDGASCLILTKPELAKKFTDTPVHIIGSGQASDAIGLYEREDITTLKAGKLAGQEAYNKAKVKPQDVDIAEVHDCFTIAEIIAYEDLGFCKPGKGGSLVEEGATEIGGKIPVNTSGGLKSKGHPVGATGVGQAYEIYLQLTGQAEKRQVEGAEIGLSHNVGGSGATATLHIYRRG; this is encoded by the coding sequence ATTGGCAAACCGTTAGCAACCATAGTCTCAGCTGGACTATCAAAATTCGGAAGAAGAGAAGGACTATATGGCAGAGAGCTTTTCGCAGAAGCCGCAAAAGAAGCCTATGATAGATGCCCCAATCTCATTCCTAAAAAGGACATTAAAGCACTTTTCGTCGGGCATATGGGCGAATCTTATGAACATCAGGGACACACAGGACCAACACTTGCTGACTGGGCTGGCTTACTTCCCGTACAAGCAACGAGAATTGAAAACGCATGCGCATCCTCAGGAGTAGCGTTAGCATTAGGGGTTTCCGCCGTATTCTCAGGCATGTACGACATAGTGATGGTTGGCGGAGTAGAAAAAATGACCCATCGAACCACGTCTGACGTAACTGAATTCTTAGCAATGGCCTCAGACTTTCCATTTGAACAATGGCACGGAATAACGTTTCCAGGACTATACGCCCTCATGGCAACGGCGCACATGCACAGGTATGGAACGACAGAAGAACAGATGGCAATGGTTGCGGTGAAAAACCACCATAACGGAGCTCTGAACCCCAAGGCGCATATGCAGAAGGAAGTGACGCTGGAAAAGGCGATGTCGTCCAGAGTAATCGCTTGGCCGCTGAAACTGTATGACTGCTCCTTGATAACGGACGGAGCCAGCTGCTTGATTTTGACAAAACCTGAACTCGCCAAGAAATTTACGGACACCCCAGTGCACATTATAGGTTCAGGACAAGCAAGCGACGCCATAGGCTTGTACGAAAGAGAAGACATTACCACTCTAAAGGCGGGCAAGCTTGCGGGTCAAGAAGCCTACAATAAGGCTAAGGTTAAGCCTCAAGACGTCGACATCGCAGAAGTTCACGACTGTTTCACCATCGCGGAGATCATTGCATATGAGGACCTCGGCTTTTGTAAGCCCGGAAAAGGAGGAAGCTTGGTAGAAGAGGGCGCCACTGAGATTGGAGGAAAGATTCCTGTTAACACCAGTGGAGGCTTGAAATCGAAGGGGCATCCCGTGGGAGCGACTGGAGTCGGTCAAGCCTATGAGATATACTTACAACTAACCGGCCAAGCTGAAAAAAGACAGGTGGAAGGAGCTGAAATTGGGCTAAGCCATAACGTAGGTGGTTCAGGCGCCACTGCAACCTTGCACATTTACAGGAGAGGATGA
- a CDS encoding Zn-ribbon domain-containing OB-fold protein, which produces MKMAETFPFTIEQFYKFVSERKLMAAKCKKCGTMLLPPRPMCTKCFSSDLEWVELRNKGKLLTYTVIHVSSKQFESLIPYAVGIVELEDGPKLPGMIQDVEPEKISVGMSLEVDFDTTIPSEWPTWPRYFFKPS; this is translated from the coding sequence ATGAAAATGGCTGAAACTTTTCCGTTCACAATAGAACAGTTCTACAAGTTTGTGAGTGAAAGAAAGCTGATGGCTGCCAAATGCAAGAAGTGTGGAACAATGCTTCTGCCGCCTAGGCCCATGTGCACGAAATGTTTTTCATCGGATTTGGAGTGGGTTGAACTCAGAAACAAAGGAAAACTTTTGACTTACACTGTGATTCACGTTTCGTCTAAGCAGTTTGAGTCGTTGATTCCTTACGCTGTGGGTATTGTGGAATTGGAAGATGGTCCAAAACTGCCTGGCATGATTCAAGACGTTGAGCCTGAAAAAATTAGTGTAGGCATGAGCTTGGAAGTTGACTTCGACACGACCATACCTTCTGAATGGCCTACGTGGCCTCGATATTTCTTTAAACCATCCTGA
- a CDS encoding HAD family hydrolase: MTIKAVIFDLDGTIIDFNLNYKAVRAEVIQFLTNQSFPQSIFSMNESVFEMLKKMEIYMKNNGKGEQEMIKSKKAVLSLVGGHELEAARSTRLIPGVLETLKVLKKKGLKMALFTLNGEKSVSYIIKCFRLESFFNVVITRDFGSAVKPDSAHLEAVLGKLNVKPEEGIVVGDSVWDMMCAHELNVIAIGVVTGISSLQELTRAGATYIASSFTELPTLIQQLNKS; the protein is encoded by the coding sequence TTGACGATCAAGGCAGTGATATTCGATCTCGACGGAACCATCATAGATTTCAACCTCAATTATAAAGCCGTAAGAGCAGAGGTCATACAGTTTCTCACTAATCAAAGCTTCCCTCAATCCATCTTTTCCATGAATGAAAGCGTGTTTGAAATGCTGAAGAAAATGGAAATCTATATGAAAAACAACGGCAAGGGCGAACAAGAGATGATAAAGAGTAAAAAAGCCGTGCTTTCGTTGGTTGGCGGTCACGAGTTAGAGGCTGCTCGGTCGACCCGTCTGATACCTGGCGTCTTGGAAACGCTCAAAGTTCTTAAGAAAAAAGGGTTAAAGATGGCGCTTTTCACTCTAAACGGCGAAAAATCAGTAAGCTATATTATCAAGTGTTTTCGACTTGAATCTTTCTTTAATGTAGTAATTACTCGTGATTTTGGCTCGGCGGTTAAACCAGATTCAGCCCATTTGGAAGCTGTATTGGGTAAACTGAATGTTAAGCCTGAAGAGGGAATAGTTGTAGGCGACAGCGTGTGGGACATGATGTGCGCTCATGAACTCAATGTCATTGCGATAGGTGTAGTCACCGGCATCTCCTCTCTCCAAGAATTAACTCGTGCGGGAGCTACCTACATAGCTTCATCATTCACTGAGCTACCGACTCTGATACAACAACTCAATAAGTCATGA
- a CDS encoding ABC transporter ATP-binding protein gives MNCFVKLQGLTKRYEDVTALDNVNLEVKRSEILTIIGPNGSGKTTLLRMMAFLDKPTEGEIYFDGAGINDNNRNHMRTKCTMVFQKTALFDTTVYNNIAYGLRLRKCSKREIEERIREILELVRLEGYEKRQTKKLSGGEQQRVSLARALTLNTELLLLDEPTANLDPKNASIIEEAIARVNREYNTTIVTTTHNMFQAESITERVALLLRGKIAEIGTASEIFGSASKNLASFAMLENVFSGIARIREDGTSLIEVGDAVQIEAALKKSGKVTVLVRPEDIIVSRKAVNSSARNIFEGRIVGISDLGSTVKLNVDVGKPFVAQITKLSFSEMRLNLNSKVFLTFKASSVYIV, from the coding sequence ATGAATTGCTTTGTGAAGCTTCAAGGTCTGACTAAACGCTATGAAGATGTAACAGCCCTTGATAATGTTAACCTTGAAGTTAAGCGAAGTGAGATATTAACTATAATAGGCCCAAATGGATCTGGAAAAACCACTTTACTGAGGATGATGGCCTTCTTAGACAAACCAACAGAAGGAGAAATCTACTTTGACGGTGCTGGGATTAACGACAATAACCGTAATCATATGAGAACTAAATGCACTATGGTTTTTCAGAAAACTGCCCTTTTCGATACAACCGTTTATAACAACATTGCATACGGACTCAGGTTAAGAAAATGTTCCAAGAGAGAAATTGAAGAAAGAATCCGAGAAATTTTAGAACTTGTGAGATTAGAAGGCTATGAAAAGCGACAAACAAAGAAATTATCTGGAGGAGAACAGCAAAGAGTTTCACTTGCTAGAGCTTTGACCCTGAATACTGAGCTCCTACTCTTAGATGAACCAACAGCAAATCTGGACCCGAAAAATGCGTCAATTATTGAAGAAGCCATCGCAAGGGTCAATCGTGAATACAATACTACCATAGTAACGACAACCCACAACATGTTTCAAGCGGAAAGTATCACGGAAAGAGTTGCCCTGCTTCTTAGAGGCAAAATAGCGGAAATTGGAACAGCCTCGGAAATATTTGGGAGCGCGTCAAAGAATTTGGCAAGTTTTGCCATGCTTGAAAATGTCTTTTCAGGTATCGCAAGAATACGTGAGGATGGTACTTCGCTAATAGAGGTCGGTGATGCAGTGCAGATAGAGGCTGCCTTGAAAAAATCTGGAAAAGTAACAGTTTTGGTAAGACCGGAGGACATAATTGTGTCTAGAAAGGCTGTTAACTCGAGTGCAAGAAATATTTTTGAAGGAAGAATAGTCGGTATCTCAGACTTGGGTTCAACCGTGAAATTGAATGTTGATGTGGGAAAGCCATTCGTAGCTCAAATTACCAAGCTATCGTTCAGTGAAATGCGACTTAACCTTAATTCTAAAGTATTTCTCACCTTCAAAGCATCATCCGTCTATATAGTTTGA
- a CDS encoding ABC transporter permease subunit has translation MWEILEGIRRVIELFGNPVVLETTFRSIYVSGTATLLSALLGIPLGVLIGFKDFTGKHFVKAIFNALLGIPTVALGLILYLVFSHSGFLGFLDLLYTPMVIMFGQAILITPIMISLVVHAVESVDPDVRDLARTLGASETEASIAVLRESTAGVALAFVSCFNRAIAELGVAIAVGGNIRGLTRVLTTTIALEVMRGEIEYSIAMAVMLLLIVFVVTLAINLIQRRGP, from the coding sequence ATGTGGGAAATACTGGAAGGCATTAGAAGGGTTATAGAACTCTTTGGAAATCCTGTAGTACTAGAGACCACTTTCAGATCAATTTATGTATCGGGCACTGCAACTTTGCTTTCCGCTCTTTTGGGAATCCCACTAGGTGTGCTCATCGGATTCAAGGATTTCACTGGAAAACACTTTGTCAAAGCAATATTTAATGCGCTGTTAGGAATACCCACTGTGGCGCTAGGTTTGATTCTCTACCTTGTTTTCTCTCATTCCGGGTTTCTAGGTTTTCTGGATCTTCTCTACACTCCAATGGTAATTATGTTTGGTCAGGCAATTCTAATAACTCCTATAATGATCAGCCTTGTCGTCCATGCCGTGGAATCTGTGGATCCGGATGTTAGAGATTTGGCAAGAACCTTAGGAGCTTCGGAAACAGAAGCTTCTATTGCTGTCTTAAGAGAATCAACAGCGGGAGTTGCCTTGGCTTTTGTCTCATGCTTCAATCGAGCCATAGCCGAACTTGGTGTTGCTATCGCTGTAGGTGGAAATATACGAGGGTTAACGCGGGTACTAACAACGACAATAGCCCTAGAAGTCATGAGAGGAGAAATAGAGTACAGTATAGCTATGGCAGTCATGTTGTTGCTGATAGTTTTCGTAGTAACTCTGGCTATTAACCTGATTCAGAGGCGAGGACCATGA
- a CDS encoding tungsten ABC transporter permease, protein MTVASKTERKIWIWITALVLVVITSVAGTAYYIATSTREKLVISTTTSLYDTLLLDVIEDQFEAEYPIDLYFISAGTGLAIKHAQRGDADMILVHDPSKERAFLENGHGVCRKIIAYNFFAIVGPEADPAEINGLLPPPALLEIVEAGRNGQAKWVSRGDDSGTHTKEKGLWNDAGLNRTELREEEWYIEAGAGMGTTLQIAEQFSAYTLADMGTYLKYYKDNIITLKELVTQGEELLNVYSGIAVNKSMHPNVNFDGAISFIEFLISERGQQIIKDYGKNTYGQSLFYPAVGLLKENTEPAAVQWIKNYAFFDGYECPPEYQNDHPELYS, encoded by the coding sequence ATAACGGTGGCATCGAAAACGGAAAGAAAAATCTGGATTTGGATAACCGCACTTGTCTTAGTCGTAATCACCTCTGTGGCTGGAACTGCCTATTACATAGCAACTTCGACAAGAGAAAAACTTGTGATTTCGACTACAACTAGCCTCTATGACACACTTCTGCTCGATGTTATCGAAGACCAATTTGAAGCAGAGTATCCAATCGACCTCTACTTTATATCTGCTGGAACAGGCCTAGCGATAAAGCATGCACAGAGAGGAGACGCCGACATGATACTAGTACACGATCCATCAAAAGAGCGTGCTTTTTTAGAGAACGGACACGGCGTTTGCAGAAAAATCATTGCATACAACTTCTTTGCAATCGTGGGACCCGAAGCGGATCCCGCAGAGATCAATGGATTGTTACCCCCTCCAGCCTTGCTAGAAATCGTAGAAGCTGGTAGGAATGGACAGGCCAAATGGGTGTCCCGAGGGGACGATTCGGGCACTCACACGAAAGAAAAAGGACTATGGAATGATGCAGGTCTAAACCGGACAGAGTTAAGGGAAGAGGAGTGGTATATCGAAGCTGGCGCTGGCATGGGAACAACACTGCAGATTGCGGAACAATTTTCTGCATATACCCTTGCGGATATGGGCACCTATCTAAAGTACTACAAAGACAACATCATTACTTTAAAGGAACTGGTAACTCAGGGAGAAGAGCTACTAAATGTGTACAGCGGAATAGCAGTAAACAAGAGTATGCACCCGAACGTTAACTTTGATGGGGCCATAAGCTTCATAGAATTCTTGATATCCGAAAGAGGACAACAGATAATCAAGGATTATGGAAAAAACACTTATGGACAAAGCTTGTTTTACCCCGCCGTAGGTCTTCTCAAAGAAAACACTGAACCAGCTGCCGTGCAGTGGATAAAGAATTACGCTTTTTTCGATGGCTATGAATGTCCGCCGGAATATCAAAACGATCATCCCGAATTATATTCCTAA